From Dermacentor albipictus isolate Rhodes 1998 colony chromosome 8, USDA_Dalb.pri_finalv2, whole genome shotgun sequence:
GAACCTCCGCCTGAGTGGGCCCACTTGTTGGACGCATGTATGTGTTTGCCAGGGGTCTTGAGTGTGATGTTCTCTCTACAATTCATTGTCCGTAttgttttccatgtaataaataaataattgaaaaagCCCACATGGTCTACTGGTTAAGGCACTTGACTCAGGAATGCAGGGTCGAAAGTGTGAATCCTGCTGAAGTTAACTCTCATTTGCCCAATTTCTTACGATCCCATAAATGCCTAGTATCAGTAATTCTAATATAAATTACTTGCGACTACAGATGTCAAGTTTATTTGCCACTGAAGATAAAGGTCTAATATAAGCTCTCACACATTTCCTTCAAGAAGCCTCTAAGACCTCTAAAAACGTGGCATCAGCACAgccacaggagattttaatgaagTGTATATGCAGATGTTTAAACTTGACACTTCATTTAGACGTTTCGATTATCCATTAACGAAGTATTTCAGTCGTTACTTAGTTCTTTCGGTGTCTCATGGGATATGTCACGTAATGACAGCGGCATTTTGTCACATTTGTCACAAATTGATCTACAATGTACTGCCGTGCCCTCGGCCTCTCTTGCAGTCCTCCTCCAAACAGCCACTTCGGTTTTAATCTCAATTTAGTGTGCCATATATAGGTCATGGGTATAATGAATCACTTGGCAATTAATGTGACGCAGTTGCACTAGAGCACGCTCTCACTGCATCGGCGCCTCTGTATCAAAGCTGAAAGTCCTCTGGCCACTACAAAAACAGACGAAACTGCCGCCCTCCCCACCCTAGCCCcctcctaaaaaaaagaaaaagaagaagaaaaagagggagaaaaaTCAGTAGGGAATCTGATCTGCTTCATCACGTTCCTAGGTGTGTGCTTTTGAAATGGATGTGCATAAACGATGATGATGTacggggttttatggcgcaaggtccaggaatggccaaagagcgccatgtatGTGGTAGTGGGTGTGCAGTGCAACTATGATTACTATGAAATTGGTGTGACGTGAcagtaaaggggccttaaaatatacgctctaaagtgcgtaaaatctgtgtaataaaattatggcgacaACATATGACCTGTACTATGAACATTtcgatgcatttaaaaagaatgatacgataggtaaatTATATCAGAatataagaaatgctagagcacttCTCCCTCCTTAGAGCCCTTAAAAACAccagggcctggaggcatgtgttATGCAAagcaattatcgcagcggcatcctcgggagagaggaggcgctacgaatgcatgggactaacAACATGTAAAACTACATCTCGGAaaaaacctaggactgtgtctgtataaaaaagcggttctggaccaagaaacatcgcaggatgaaggggaatgtgctgtcggtaggctaaggaaaaatgtctctttctctcagattcggcttcccgacactccaggaggacgtggagtacgatcagcctctccccgcatctaccacaggttggaggttcactaccggtgagtagaaagttatgggtgccaaatgtgtgtcctattcttaaacgacagaataggacatctgttcggcgcgattttgtagcagagggccagagtcctaactgtggctttattaggtggagcttattatccttttccgcgtcccacatgcgttgccagtgggcCCGCAGCCTCCTTctcaagaaaggcctcagatctgtgattAGCACCTCAACGGTAGGGTTAACGGCTTGCGATGCtatagacgtggccatctcgtccgccagaacgttgccctcgatgcccctatggccaggcacccagcatataatgatatgctggtttgatatgtacgctttacacaagacggaatatagttcatgaagtactggatttttgtgtgtatagagtgacatcagggccttcacgacacttagggagtctgtatatatcgctgacttttggagttttgattttcttatatgcttcacagcagtcagtaatgcgtaggcctcggccgtaaatatacttgtttccggatgtagtacatcagattctgagaaggatgggccgacggcagcATACGACACCCCGGCAttagacttcgaagcgtctgtgtagaactctgcgcaggagtgcttgtgctggagttctacgAAATGAGTTCGTATTtcgatctctggtgcgtgttttgttacctctaaaaaggatatgtcacattctatgacctgccactcccaaggcggtaacaATTGgtttggatgcattaggcgaggctcgaggagtgggacatgcatcgcatcactaagctccctcactcgaagAATAATTTAGAATAATTTAGAATAATTGAATTCAGAATAATTGAAGAAATGCATCAGCTTGTAAAGAAACTTGAAAGAAAATTGAGAGCCTAAGAGAGAGGTAAAGAGCTAGAAACGAAAAGTGAAGGTAGGGAAGTCAACCAAGGACATACCCGGCTGGTGGCCCTACACTTCGGCAAGGGAAAAGGGGAAGAATAGATGAGGGGGAGAGAGCAGAAAAATAATAAAGTGTCAGTCGTTCACAGAGCCAGTCGTAGAGGAATGACCACTGTTATGAGAACTAGTTCAGCctttgagaaaaaaatattggcgGTTTCTGAACAATAATCCGAACGACATGCACTTACTCTTATTCGCACAGAACTAATCCTTTCATCTTTTTTTAAGGTTTTGTGAACGAAAGCTGGGATATCATGCATAAATGTGCGCTTACTTCGCTACAATTTGACCTTTGATAATGGACAACACGTCCCAACGTGAAGCACATAGTTTTCCACAAAACCGCATCAAACGCGGCTGTTATATTTTGCATGGCATAACTTATACATATCTACAAAATCGGTTCAGAAAAATGATGTGCTGATGTTAACGAAACGTCGAGGACTCGACTTTCGCGAGAGACGACAGCAAATCAACACAGATGGAATGCGTACACTCTCACGCACTCCGAATACGTTGCTGGTTGGGCAAAAAATCCAACACATGGTGAGCTTCATCCGTGCATGAACCTTCACGTCCAAAAAGGGTGTGAGTGTGCGAGTTATAGATTGATTTTCACCCTTTTTCGCTTTGAAGGGTGTGAATTATTAAACATTCCAGGCACACTCGAAGACAGAGCTTATGAGGCCACCAGCCATCCCGGCTCGCCCTGAATCCTTGCACTCACCTCAGATTACTTAAAAGTACGACGCCAGAGGGCAGAAACtggagtgtgagtgagtgagtgagtgaaaaactttattagttctagattcgctggtcttctgcggtcttcattTGGCTTCGTCCATCTTCCAGCACAatggtcggttgcccttagtccagggctccgctggatgctgctgccagttgtgctcgccaaATCAGACCTTCTTgttcgacctggcgatcgctggagagcactccctacCAATGCTCtacactcgggtttggtataaccgCTACCAGGTCTAACTTCTGGCATGTCCACGTTATgggatacagcgtgggtgtttcgtggcaccaggggcatttgtcattgtattgtgtgggataaataTTGCTGAGTACGTTTGGGTACGGTACGAGCCCGTTTATAGTAATTTAGTATcaccgaatagtcttggggtacatgttcggtctcctcgaggtggcctacgttggatgctcggtaataagtgtaccatcgagctatcctgtccgcctcttggttccctgccactcccgtgtgtcccggcgtccatgctatcgtatgcctaattggttcttctttggtttgtcgttgtgttatgtggtctccggagcggagtatgcggagcgctccgtgccctattctgccgcgtaggtagttgcggcacgccgTTTGtcagtctgtaaggattgttagagaccgttAGCTCCAGCGCTGTAGTCTCTTTTGGGTGGAAAGTGGTCACGTGACATTGCTTCGCCGCGGCGAGATCGCACGTGGCGATTTTATCCCGCAATTCAGGACGTTTATTCAACGTTCTTTTTTGACAAACGTTGCCCCCTTGTTCATATGTAGGAATGACTGCCTCATTGGAACCGCAAATCGCTGATATCGTTCTCCTTAATAGGGGTGGTGGTAGTATGGTTGCAGAAATATAAGCGCAAATGCTTTAATTAACATGTTTTCGTTACGCCGGTTTCAGCAAACGAAACCCTTTGACCCTCGTTGAAGACGCTTCACCTCGAAACATAATTACAGAAAAGCACGTATCCTTTGTCTTATTGTACCCCAAGGCGCATGCGATCGAATTACGACTACAGGGCACGATCATCCGCTTCTTATGCAGGCTAATAAAGGCGCGCCGATCTCTAAGCCTCTGCATTTTTGGGGGCAATAAAATTTAATTCGCTACAAATATTTATCGGCCAACGGTATTGCTGTATGGTAAGCTAACTGCGGATGACACTTGCAGCATCAAGTTATGCAGATCAAACAGCCGCATTTACAGGACGTAGACGGCCAACGATAACGATCCTATTGTATCTCGACGAGGATTCCAGGGCTTCTACCAGCCCGCTTGTGTTCGCGCTTCCGTAGGTCCCCGCCACTGAGACAATACACCGGTGCCGTTTGAGGTGCCAGCGTAATAGGGACAGGGTTCTTTTTTCGTTGTGGGTGCACAATTCGCAATGTGGGAATCCGAGGCAAGTGCCTGGCACTATCACGACGCTTAGGCCTCCGAGTTCGTTGCGAGAATATTCCCTCAGCTGGAGGCCGGCGTGCCACAACACTTTGTTGCAGGCTGTCAGGTGTCGCAGCCGATCATGGAAGCGACTTCCGTCCCGTGTGCGTGTAGAGGGAATCATCCCCGAACCAGCGACTTCACCTTTGCAAGAAGATCTGGATCTCTGGAAGATTCCGGGAATTCTTTAGCTGGTGCCGACGTAGACGTTGCGTCTACCGCCTATGGTTggtgtttgcgttttcagtggCCGCTTCAATTTCCGCCGCTCATTCACGCACCTGCGCTGAACGTGAATTTCAAGCACAAGAAAGGCGTGCGGTTAAGCTGTTGATACGTCGTGAAATTTAGTAGGTGTACGGGGTTAGGCGCTAGAGTGATTCCACGTGTCACTCTTTGCGTGTTTCATTGGCTGTCACGTGACTGCCGGCCTGCATTATCTATACGCGGCAATGACTGCCTTTGAGTTACGAGTCGTGTCAaccaataaaaaagagaaaaaaaacgtggCTCGCGTATTGTTCGGTAACAGTGCACATATGCGTCCAGGACCATTTAGGGGCCGCTAAGCGCCATCGTGCACATGCAAGCGCAGAATATTCTTCCTTCGACAAAGACTGATGGttcgaaatgtaaaaaaaaaacaaagtttatCAATTTAGAAAGATAAGTCCACCCGCTCTTGAAGAAAAGGTGAGCGATACCTATCAGAAGTGGACGGTTACACTGCTGACGAGTAATTTGTGTGGATTCCGTGGCCTCGGCACAGTAAAGGGTGCAATAAATGCGTAACGAGGAATATCCGCTTACACTTATCAGCTAAATTTGTAAAATTTATCTTGAGAACTTCGTGAAACTAGCAAAACAAGACAAAATGATAACATATGTCGTTCTCGCGGTTGAATTTCGCGGTGGCAAAAATTTCGTCACGGCGTTGATGTATCGACTCGAAAATTCACGTTCTGCGCATAGGAACTGTGGCGACCGcgcaaaaacgaaaagaaaaatgaaaccatagaaaagaaaggaatctcGTAGTTTGTTCCGAAAGGCGAGACGTTATTAACGCTAGAGATTACTTTAGGATGTGACGTAAGCGACATGCGTACACGTGGGGAGGGTTTGCCGTCATTGCGATTAAGTGTGTGCTCGACGGTCTGCATTGTCAGTCAAGATTGCTTGTCGAGCTACCCCTCCCATCCTCCCTGACAATGTCGATGTTTTAACGCTCTTGCTACCTATGCGTCTTGTGATTGGTGGAAGATTGGGCTACGCACAACGTGTGTGTGAAAAGCAGCCGGCATTTGAGTGACCATCGCAGACACCTGTTCCCACGAGAGACAGGGACCGCAGTGGCCCCGTCGGCACCGCGGTGATCACTTCGACTGCTCTGCCTGAAAGGTGGATTTCCCAATGGAGGGCGAGTTCGCTTCTGGCGAGCTGGTTCGTCTGAACTGCACGCGAGGCCAGAACCGCGTCTGTCAGCTGCTGCGACACCTGACAGCCTACAATGAAGTCCTGTGGCACGCGGGTCTTCAGCTCACAGAAGACAAGGGAGACGAGCTCGGAGAAGTGAGCGTCGTGATTGTGCCAACCATTCGCCGCCGATTACCGAGCCAAACCGAGCGGGTGGCCATCTTCCTCCTGTGCCGCCTGATCGCTGAGCACCGGTGCATTGTGTCTGCGGAGCTGCACTACACAGTGGCAAACGCAGGTCCGCTGGACGCAGTCCTGGCGTCTTCGTCGAGTCTGAGACGACTCAGAGTCTCCGGAATCGTGAGAGACGAGCCGGCAATCCGCAACCCGTGCACCGACAGATTCAGGTCCTTGCACTACGCTGGCGAATTCGCGTGCCAGCATGTCGGCGGCCATTGCGGTGAGAGAATGGCGATCCCCAATTGCCTGCTCACGCGAGACGGTGCCGCACTCACGTCGTTGGACGTGGCGGCAACGAGAATGAGCCGTCCCACGGCCGGGAAGCTCATCGATGCGCTCATCGATAACAGCACGATCACGGAACTCGCCGTCGGAGCCTGCGTCTTTTCGTGTGGCCCCCGGAACCGACCATCAGAGCGGTTTGTGCAGTATCTGACCAAGAAAGACGCGACGCTTCGTAAACTCACTCTGAGCGCGGTCTACTTCGATACCGCACCAGGATGGCCCATCCTCGTGCAGGCCATCTCCGCAATGACAACGCTGCACGAGTTCGCGGCAGAGTTTTATGTCGGAAGCCGAGACTGTGGGCTCTTCACGAGAGTGATTGCCGAGAGTCGTAGTCTCCGCACGTTGAGCCTGCGATTCACGGGCTTCGGCGATGGACTGATTAATCACCACCCActagaacgcgcgcgcgcggtgaaTGCTCGCGCTTGGGCATCGGCGTTGCAGAGAAACACAACTCTGGAGGAGCTGGTCCTGGACATCTTGTGGTCCACAACCGAAGACTGTTGCATCTTACTGCGAGCACTGAAGCACAACCGCTCCATCCAGAAATTGACCTTGCACAGTCTTCCCCATGACGGTGGCCTGCGGCAAGTCTGCGGCACGATACGGGAGTGCGAACTCGCCCACAGGGTCTGCATCAGCGACCATCGCGTTGGAACTCGAGATCTTCCGAAGCTTTCGGACTGTCGCGAAGTGACGGCCGTCATTCTCAGTTGCGGATACCTTCGCGGCACGAGCGACCTTCTAAGCGCCTTCGAAGTACTGGCTACTTGCAGCCACATCACATCGCTCACCGTGTTTCTCAACTTCTTCCACCGCGGCATTTATTCGTCACTTTTCACTTACATAAGAAACGCACCCGCGTTGAAAGCAATTGAGATCAGTGTCGGCGGCAACGTGTCTCTACGTTATTCTATGTATGACTTGTGCGACGCCTTCTCTTCGAACCTTGGCATCGCCAAGATCGTGCTGGAGTCAATGGTGCAGTTGCACGATGATGTCTACCCGGTGCTCGCCCGTGCCGCCACGAATCCCCGTCTTCACGAGCTCTCTTTCAAGGACTTCGGCGAAATCTTCTGCGTGGCCTTCCTGGGACGTCTAATGCCCCGTCTGGCCCAGAGGTACAACCTGCTTCGCCTCGAAATAAACGATTGCCCACCTGCCAACGCCGAGATGTTCGTTGCCCAAGACATCGTGCGACGTAACTGCAGTCTCGTGGAACGAGCGACCAGATTCGTGTTGGGAGACCACGACCCCTACTGCGCGCGGGCCTTCGTGATCCTCTCGGAGCACCCGGTACTCGTTGACAACGTACGAGCCAGGGCGTCTCTAGGAGGGGAGGCCGAAGCTGCGGCCATGGTCAGTGGCGCCCGGCAGTGTCTGGCCCATAGCGACGTCCACGAGTACATGCGCGTGACCGGCGCGGTCAAGAAACGCGTCGAGTGCAATGCACGGCACGACTGCGGCATGCAGCTGGACCAATTGAACTACGACTGCTGGATTCACATTCGCCGGTACCTGAAGGTAGCCGACGTATTGGAACCCTGAAGGGAGTTCGCCAAGTCATTCTTTGTGTAGCACCTTCGCCGAACGATCGTTTTGGAGTCTGCTCCCCGATGACCCCAATGCTGGCGTTCATGGAGCCTTCACAGAGCCCTTAACGAGCGCTCGACATACTATTGTGCTTTAATTGCGCCTCGAATGGTTACCCTTCCTGATGCCATGCATCGTGCCCTCGCCAGAGGGACTTGTGTGTAGCAAACGGTACAATCAACACTCGCTCCCGCGTTGACTTATATCGTAGGCGACAAATGTGTCCGGAGACGAGTTTGAGGCGACGTGTGATTTCGGGACGTGGAATGCACGCGGCCATTGTTTGTTCCAGCCATCCCGTTTCATTTTTCGGTATTCAGTATCATCATAGACATTTCAGTGTTCTCATTTTAGAGCTTTCTTAGGACTCGAGTCGCAGGCTGAGGCTCCACACCATGGGTCGTCCTTTAGCGCTTGCTCTTGAAGCTTATTTTCAATCCGTCCTTctgaggagggagagagagagggagcattATTTGCGACGTCTCGTATCAGTTCACTATCTATGTACGCACCGGATGCGAGTTGATACAGACACCTGATTTTAATGTCTTATCACTAACTTTCATCTGCCGCATCGGCGGCCTCCGGACAAGGCGATATGTCCAGCTGCAAATAATGACGCATGATGAAAGCAAGCCTATACAAGTTGTAATAaaggttgttcttttttttaacaatcgCTAGTCTGAAATTTTGAGTGTTCCAGTAGACTGCCGATTGGTTGCTTGCCATCGGCGTCTGTTGAAGAATCGTTGAGTCTGCTGCCTAAATGTAAAATGCCGACATTGCTGCGAGGCAATCGCATCAAAAACACGCAGCTTTGCATATGCACTTCTTAAACACGCACGTTTCCTTCGCACAAATAGTGGTTCGCATCATCTTGTGCAGGTTTGTACCGACGTAGGTATGCAGGATTGCCAGCATTGTTGGAAACTTGGATTGGACATTACTTGAGGACTATTGACTCTTGTTTAGACTGCCGGATACGCGAGGAATTAACATGCTCATCTGGATAAACAAAAACTAAatcttcaacagcagacgaaactTGAGGTCAAAGGCTGGGGGAATGTCGATTGCCGTTGCAAAGTGGCGTGCATGTCGGCAGGCAAAATATTGGACGACATAACGGAAACTAGTTTTAATGACGAAACTATTGACGATGTGACAGCGATACTTCGGACAAGTGTCAATATTTGCTTGCCACAAATTTCACACGGTTTCTTTTATACCTTGGTTGTAACTATGTTCAATAAAACCATCCACAGGCTCAACAGTTCTGTGCATTGGGCTCCTATATCTGCTGTACGCTCGTATCAGCTGACGTGCCTTGATGCTGACCAATGCTACCGCAACAAAAGCCTTTACTCAGTTTTTCAGAATGCGGCCATTTGTTATTCGCCATCTGAGTGACGCCCCTCATACAGAACAGCTTAGCCAGCATAAATATCGGTAAATAGAAGAGAGTGTTCGACCGTAAAAGAGGAAAGCTTGCTGACTGCACCGTTACTGTCTACACCGCAAGCTCACTCCTGAACCTTGGTCGGCACTGTCGAAAAGTAGGAAATAGGATAAAAAAGATGATGCTAAAAGAAGGCTGTGCTCGTTAATATAGGAACTCGCGTCACATTAAGGGTAACACCATCCAGTGAACCACACGGCCAGCCGGGTCCCCCAGGTCGAATGGAAGAATGTACGCCTGTGACTGGGAGATGACGTCCAGCTTTCCGGCGCACCGAATGCGTTACAGTCGACTAGAAGACTTCAATCGGGTTCGCAATGACCATCGGGCTTTCTTTTGGAGTTAACACTCGTGATGACGATGCAAACGTGTTTATTAACAGAGAAAGGGAGTAGGGGAGGCAGTCCGGGCCCCTTATATGTAGTCTTCGGCGAAAGTTGGTGCCCATGGGATCATTGCCAGGCGGACCTCAAAGGCGCCGTGGCGAAGGGCGCCTTCACACTGCTCTGGGATGCAATAGGCAAGAGGGTAGCGTAGCGTATGTGGAGTCGGTACTTGTAGTGTTCGCAGAATGCACCGTAACGGTGAATTCTACCGTCGTTGTGCTCCGGTTGCATGTTGCGGGGCGCGGGGACGTACCCGAATCTTACCATGGAAGTTAGTGTGGCGGTGAAGACAAAGTTGATAAGTGTAGGATCTGGTACACTAAGGTTTGTGAaaggtttatactggtcggatgaaGTTTCATAATATTAAAATGACACACCGACGTGCGTGGATCTGAGCAAGTGGCATAATACTTACGCACAGTTCACACAACTCCCAGAGTAGTTTCTGCGTGGAATTCTGGCACCGCGCTTTGAATTTACGCGGCATGTGTGTTAACTCGAGTGATGCCCACGAGAGGGCGGAACAAACAGAGCCACCGAAATCGGAAGCCGGCGCAGTTCCCTCGTTGTACAGGTAAATAATATGGTATGCGAATCCTCTTCGTTGAAatgaacttatttatttattgaacataccttacaggcccctttacagggcattgagtaaggggggtaataaagaaagtacaaagtaacttttcggtgtacaacgtacggctcaaatttgcaggTTAACATAAAGGAGAagaatcgatgataatgtggtatggcggcaagtacaaggtcgggcgggaaaaaggataacacgaagagagaaaaaaaaatattggctgacattatacatatggaaaaactggatacaagaactataaagtataccgataacaatgacaacagtaacaagaaaagaaactacaaccaaagatatactgacaaatatgcggaatctaggcgcatgagcagttggcagggtttaaaatacgcacaatggtagggcatgataaaaacgcaggaactaatggcgtgcccagtaaaaacatttatcaatataaggaatgcagtcgggcacaaagtgggatactgaaggaaaaaaaaaaacacgtgcagtggtacaaaaaaatgacggatgtctttggtcttaaagctgtcaaaataacaaataaataaatacatgggtagtatacagaacatggcaccggaagtaaaataaaactggaaatactagtggcaagtttttattgcgaaaagaaagagtgcaggagttgacggaaattatcgtggtctggttcggatgcaatgttgtctggaagatcattccacaaacgtatggcgcgtggaagagcagatgcgttgaaggtgtgagttgacccatataatcgCGTGAAACTTATACTGACTGCTACTATACCGACAACTTATACTTATACCGACAAACTTATACCGACAACTGCTATACTGACTGTCGTCAGTATAGCAGTTGATTGCTATAATA
This genomic window contains:
- the LOC139048897 gene encoding uncharacterized protein; translated protein: MEGEFASGELVRLNCTRGQNRVCQLLRHLTAYNEVLWHAGLQLTEDKGDELGEVSVVIVPTIRRRLPSQTERVAIFLLCRLIAEHRCIVSAELHYTVANAGPLDAVLASSSSLRRLRVSGIVRDEPAIRNPCTDRFRSLHYAGEFACQHVGGHCGERMAIPNCLLTRDGAALTSLDVAATRMSRPTAGKLIDALIDNSTITELAVGACVFSCGPRNRPSERFVQYLTKKDATLRKLTLSAVYFDTAPGWPILVQAISAMTTLHEFAAEFYVGSRDCGLFTRVIAESRSLRTLSLRFTGFGDGLINHHPLERARAVNARAWASALQRNTTLEELVLDILWSTTEDCCILLRALKHNRSIQKLTLHSLPHDGGLRQVCGTIRECELAHRVCISDHRVGTRDLPKLSDCREVTAVILSCGYLRGTSDLLSAFEVLATCSHITSLTVFLNFFHRGIYSSLFTYIRNAPALKAIEISVGGNVSLRYSMYDLCDAFSSNLGIAKIVLESMVQLHDDVYPVLARAATNPRLHELSFKDFGEIFCVAFLGRLMPRLAQRYNLLRLEINDCPPANAEMFVAQDIVRRNCSLVERATRFVLGDHDPYCARAFVILSEHPVLVDNVRARASLGGEAEAAAMVSGARQCLAHSDVHEYMRVTGAVKKRVECNARHDCGMQLDQLNYDCWIHIRRYLKVADVLEP